Part of the Imperialibacter roseus genome, CCATCAATGACTAAATATTCAAAGTCTGAAAAGGTTTGACTCAAAACGCTCTTAATCGTTCTTTCCAGACCCGGTCCGTTGTTGAGGTTTACCGTGATGATCGATACTTTATACATCATGACCAGCTTTAACCATGGTCGCTACGTCTAGAAAGTCCCGCCCAAAACGAATTACATCCGATTCATAGTCATAAGAAATAGACTTTCTTGATTCTGCCCACGCAATTTTCATTTGCGAGGCAAGTTCCTTTGCGCTATTCTTTTGGAAAAAAAGCCCATTGTCTCCCAGTTGCTCAAAATGAACTGGTAAATCAGAAGCAATTATATGCTTCCCTAACGATTTCCCATCCTCGATAACAGTACTCCAGCCTTCAAACAATGATGGCTGAATGACCGCATGAGCGTAATTCATAATAGTAAGCATGTGTTCCTTGGGGATAAACCCCAACCACAAGAAATTATTTTGCAACCCCTTTTCGGAAATTTTTTCTTTTAGTCTTACTGGATGGTTAGGATCTCGATAGTCCGACTCTTTGCCGGTGAAAACGATTCTAATTGAACCGACCTTTTTTGACAATAGCTCCATTGCTTCAATTACTAGTGCATGGTTTTTATGCTTCCATAATTGGTTAGCTACTAAGAAATACTTTTCTGGTAGGTTGTAAATTTTGACGCATTCCTGATACGTAGTCTCGAAATCAATGGCTGAATGAGATACAGCAAATCTCACCAGATAAAGAGTGGCTTTGCTTTCTGGGAAAAAAGTCTTGAAGTCATTCAGAGCATTCTGACTACTAAAGACAATATCGGATTGGCTAGCTGCCAATTTCTCCTGCCACTCGTTTCTTTGAGTTAGCTCTTCAAGAGTAAAAAAATCGGGATAATATTTTTCTTGA contains:
- a CDS encoding glycosyltransferase family 4 protein, coding for MAKRLKIGLFVDNSDLWTGGLYYIINIVHALKSLPKEKQPWITLFYKRDFELTFLKEVNYPFINFVDASRKYSLFERAVNKICYLFSKRLFFPKKFRSTIVDVIYPNAGFHKELAAIQNQLWWIPDFQEKYYPDFFTLEELTQRNEWQEKLAASQSDIVFSSQNALNDFKTFFPESKATLYLVRFAVSHSAIDFETTYQECVKIYNLPEKYFLVANQLWKHKNHALVIEAMELLSKKVGSIRIVFTGKESDYRDPNHPVRLKEKISEKGLQNNFLWLGFIPKEHMLTIMNYAHAVIQPSLFEGWSTVIEDGKSLGKHIIASDLPVHFEQLGDNGLFFQKNSAKELASQMKIAWAESRKSISYDYESDVIRFGRDFLDVATMVKAGHDV